Proteins encoded together in one Lagopus muta isolate bLagMut1 chromosome 3, bLagMut1 primary, whole genome shotgun sequence window:
- the SBK2 gene encoding serine/threonine-protein kinase SBK2 isoform X1, translated as MDNPFPPQCPSSPPTKRSPSAPGGVPLDQRLKKGRSVTLSPVMPGSPSGCSTQPGSSPEAAEGESRLPTAVCPALLEKALVFLQSSAMAENSSVAVAPTAAPTMLEELLEITAQSLVRTEVAEHYEVIRELGRGKYGHVMLVTHRQRGTPMALKLLPKASTKLHTFLYEYCVALSLATHPAIIGMFGIAIESSQYYGFLYEPAMHKDLISIIKPRDGIPEPAAKHCAKQLVSALEFIHSRGLVYRDVKPENVLLFDPECRRIKLTDFGLTRPKGTKLKLVAGVIPYTAPELSNTTDAQGVPIDASMDAWAFGVLLFCLLTGYFPWEQSLPKDPFFEDFMLWQETGLEENLPRHWKRLTAEAALMLRSLLALDPAKRCPVGGALRYVNCPWRQDEGHSGDAAVKP; from the exons ATGGATAACCCCTTTCCTCCCCAGTGCCCCTCTTCTCCTCCCACTAAGAGGTCACCTTCAGCCCCGGGCGGTGTGCCCCTGGACCAGAGGCTGAAGAAGGGGCGGAGCGTCACGCTCAGCCCTGTAATGCCTGGCAGCCCCTCCGGCTGTTCGACACAGCCTGGTTCCAGCCCAGAGGCAGCGGAGGGGGAGTCGAGGCTGCCCACGGCTGtctgccctgcactgctggagaaG GCTTTGgtgtttctgcagagctcagcaatgGCTGAGAACTCATCTGTGGCAGTGGCACCAACAGCAGCACCAACCATGCTAGAGGAGCTCCTGGAGATCACGGCTCAGAGCCTGGTGCGCACTGAAGTGGCTGAGCACTATGAGGTTATTCGGGAGCTGGGCAGGGGCAAGTACGGCCATGTGATGCTAGTGACCCACAGGCAGAgag GAACTCCTATGGCTCTCAAGCTGCTGCCCAAAGCCAGTACCAAGCTGCACACCTTCCTGTATGAGTACTGTGTGGCACTCTCCCTTGCCACCCACCCTGCTATCATTGGCATGTTTGGAATTGCAATCGAATCCAGTCAATATTATGGTTTCCTCTATGAACCAGCAATGCACAAAGACCTCATATCAATCATCAAACCCAGG GATGGGATCCCTGAACCAGCTGCCAAGCATTGTGCCAAGCAGCTTGTGAGTGCTCTGGAGTTCATCCACAGCCGGGGGCTTGTGTATCGTGATGTCAAGCCTGAGAATGTGCTGCTTTTTGACCCTGAATGCCGGCGCATCAAACTGACTGATTTTGGGCTTACACGGCCCAAGGGTACCAAGCTCAAACTGGTGGCTGGAGTAATCCCCTACACCGCCCCTGAACTAAGCAATACCACTGATGCCCAAGGGGTGCCCATAGATGCCAGCATGGATGCATGGGCCTTCggtgtgctgctgttctgcttgctGACTGGCTATTTCCCTTGGGAGCAAAGCCTGCCCAAAGACCCTTTCTTTGAGGATTTCATGCTGTGGCAGGAAACAGGCCTGGAAGAGAACTTGCCTCGCCACTGGAAGCGCCTGACAGCTGAGGCTGCTCTCATGTTGCGGAGCCTGCTGGCACTGGATCCTGCCAAGCGTTGTCCTGTTGGTGGGGCTCTGCGCTATGTCAATTGCCCTTGGCGTCAAGATGAGGGGCACAGTGGGGACGCTGCTGTGAAGCCCTAG
- the SBK2 gene encoding serine/threonine-protein kinase SBK2 isoform X2 translates to MPGSPSGCSTQPGSSPEAAEGESRLPTAVCPALLEKSSAMAENSSVAVAPTAAPTMLEELLEITAQSLVRTEVAEHYEVIRELGRGKYGHVMLVTHRQRGTPMALKLLPKASTKLHTFLYEYCVALSLATHPAIIGMFGIAIESSQYYGFLYEPAMHKDLISIIKPRDGIPEPAAKHCAKQLVSALEFIHSRGLVYRDVKPENVLLFDPECRRIKLTDFGLTRPKGTKLKLVAGVIPYTAPELSNTTDAQGVPIDASMDAWAFGVLLFCLLTGYFPWEQSLPKDPFFEDFMLWQETGLEENLPRHWKRLTAEAALMLRSLLALDPAKRCPVGGALRYVNCPWRQDEGHSGDAAVKP, encoded by the exons ATGCCTGGCAGCCCCTCCGGCTGTTCGACACAGCCTGGTTCCAGCCCAGAGGCAGCGGAGGGGGAGTCGAGGCTGCCCACGGCTGtctgccctgcactgctggagaaG agctcagcaatgGCTGAGAACTCATCTGTGGCAGTGGCACCAACAGCAGCACCAACCATGCTAGAGGAGCTCCTGGAGATCACGGCTCAGAGCCTGGTGCGCACTGAAGTGGCTGAGCACTATGAGGTTATTCGGGAGCTGGGCAGGGGCAAGTACGGCCATGTGATGCTAGTGACCCACAGGCAGAgag GAACTCCTATGGCTCTCAAGCTGCTGCCCAAAGCCAGTACCAAGCTGCACACCTTCCTGTATGAGTACTGTGTGGCACTCTCCCTTGCCACCCACCCTGCTATCATTGGCATGTTTGGAATTGCAATCGAATCCAGTCAATATTATGGTTTCCTCTATGAACCAGCAATGCACAAAGACCTCATATCAATCATCAAACCCAGG GATGGGATCCCTGAACCAGCTGCCAAGCATTGTGCCAAGCAGCTTGTGAGTGCTCTGGAGTTCATCCACAGCCGGGGGCTTGTGTATCGTGATGTCAAGCCTGAGAATGTGCTGCTTTTTGACCCTGAATGCCGGCGCATCAAACTGACTGATTTTGGGCTTACACGGCCCAAGGGTACCAAGCTCAAACTGGTGGCTGGAGTAATCCCCTACACCGCCCCTGAACTAAGCAATACCACTGATGCCCAAGGGGTGCCCATAGATGCCAGCATGGATGCATGGGCCTTCggtgtgctgctgttctgcttgctGACTGGCTATTTCCCTTGGGAGCAAAGCCTGCCCAAAGACCCTTTCTTTGAGGATTTCATGCTGTGGCAGGAAACAGGCCTGGAAGAGAACTTGCCTCGCCACTGGAAGCGCCTGACAGCTGAGGCTGCTCTCATGTTGCGGAGCCTGCTGGCACTGGATCCTGCCAAGCGTTGTCCTGTTGGTGGGGCTCTGCGCTATGTCAATTGCCCTTGGCGTCAAGATGAGGGGCACAGTGGGGACGCTGCTGTGAAGCCCTAG